The DNA sequence TAAGGCTACCTGGCAGTTGAAAAGCCGGCGCCTGGTGCGCCGGTTTTTTTTGGCAGCGAGAACTACTGAATCAAAGCACTGCTCTCGAAGCACAGTGACGCAATTGCGCCAGCAGCAAGGCAACCGAACGCTTCGGCTTTGCCGTCGAGGTCAGAATGAACTGCGCTTGAGGAAGAGGAGGCAGCGTTGGCTCTTCCTGCAAACCTGCAGCCAGTGCAGTTGATCGGGTGACCGGCGTAATACCCAGCCCACCGTTGACGGCGGTTATCAGCCCCCCGGCACTTGGGCTCTGACAAACGATCCGCCATTGTCGCCCCGCACGTGCCAAGGCTGCGATGGCGGCAGCCCGATAGGGGCATTGGTCGGAAAACACCGCCAAGGGTATCGGGGTGCTTGCATCATCGAGGCTCAACGCAAGCGGCCCTCTCGCCCAGATCAGCGGCTCGGACCAAAGCAATTCGCCACGTTCATCATCGCCGCAGCGGCTGCCCAGCACGATATCGAGCCCAGCCGATTGTAAAAGTCCAAGCAGCTCGCCGGTCAGGCCGACTTTCAGCGAAATTTCCACGTCGGGATGTGCCGCCGAGAATCGACGCAAACAGTCGATGATGGGCGCTTTCACCATCTCCTCGCTCAACCCGACAACTACCATGCCGGAAACCCGGCGGCCGACGCCGAGACTCGCGCGGGCATCATCATGCAGCGCCAGGATGGTGCGGGCATAGCCTGCCAGGCGCGTACCGGCTGGCGTCAGGCTGACAGAACGGGTCGTGCGCTCCAGCAATCTATGCCCGGCATCACTTTCCAGCCGCCTGATGTGGGCGCTGATCGCCGACTGCGTCAGGTGCAGGCTCTGCGCAGCACGCGTGAAGCCACCGCTGTCGGCAACAGCAATGAAGCTTCGCAAAAGCACGATATCGAACACCGATTAATCACCTATCTCACTCAATGAGCGAAGCATACGTGATTTCCATAACTGATTATTCTGAATCAGACTTTGCGCCAAGTATCCGCGCAGTCGTACTGCCGGGATCGTGTCACCCACACTGCCAAGGAGAAGCCCGATGGTTGAACGTATCTTGTATGT is a window from the Pseudomonas anuradhapurensis genome containing:
- a CDS encoding LysR family transcriptional regulator gives rise to the protein MFDIVLLRSFIAVADSGGFTRAAQSLHLTQSAISAHIRRLESDAGHRLLERTTRSVSLTPAGTRLAGYARTILALHDDARASLGVGRRVSGMVVVGLSEEMVKAPIIDCLRRFSAAHPDVEISLKVGLTGELLGLLQSAGLDIVLGSRCGDDERGELLWSEPLIWARGPLALSLDDASTPIPLAVFSDQCPYRAAAIAALARAGRQWRIVCQSPSAGGLITAVNGGLGITPVTRSTALAAGLQEEPTLPPLPQAQFILTSTAKPKRSVALLLAQLRHCASRAVL